One region of uncultured Methanolobus sp. genomic DNA includes:
- the cfbA gene encoding sirohydrochlorin nickelochelatase, whose amino-acid sequence MSEKIGFLVIGHGSKLPYNKQAVTEIANMITENHPEYVVKVGFVEHSEPKVKEALMSFEGTGVTKISATPVFLASGVHLTEDIPDFLDLDPETNQGEVELDGKKVRIVYAKPLGSDRLIADLIFKRVQEAL is encoded by the coding sequence ATGAGTGAAAAAATAGGATTTTTAGTTATCGGGCATGGCAGCAAATTACCCTATAACAAGCAGGCAGTTACTGAAATTGCAAACATGATCACGGAGAATCACCCCGAATATGTTGTGAAAGTTGGATTTGTAGAGCACAGTGAACCTAAGGTTAAAGAAGCACTCATGTCCTTTGAAGGCACAGGTGTCACAAAAATATCTGCAACACCTGTATTCCTTGCATCCGGTGTTCACCTTACAGAAGATATTCCGGATTTTCTTGACCTTGATCCTGAAACAAATCAAGGCGAGGTAGAGTTAGACGGAAAGAAGGTCAGGATTGTCTACGCTAAACCCCTTGGCAGTGACCGGCTCATTGCCGATCTTATCTTCAAGAGGGTGCAGGAAGCCCTTTAG
- a CDS encoding N-acetyltransferase, whose protein sequence is MIKEFENSEIDSIMDIWLKTTIDAHYFIPEYYWTERYNVVKEEYLPGSTTFVYKEHGTVKGFISVLDNSFIGALFVLEAQQRKGIGRKLLDYCKSFYPEMELAVYADNKPAIDFYTKNGFVIKKEQNNEDSGFVEYIMYFNAMQE, encoded by the coding sequence ATGATCAAAGAATTTGAGAACTCTGAAATCGATTCCATCATGGATATCTGGTTAAAAACAACTATTGATGCTCATTATTTTATACCGGAATATTACTGGACTGAAAGATACAATGTTGTTAAAGAAGAATATCTGCCGGGTTCCACAACCTTTGTTTACAAAGAACACGGTACAGTCAAAGGATTCATAAGCGTTCTCGATAACTCGTTCATTGGTGCATTGTTTGTTTTAGAAGCACAGCAGAGAAAAGGAATTGGCCGGAAACTGCTGGACTATTGCAAGTCTTTTTATCCGGAAATGGAACTGGCAGTTTATGCAGACAATAAGCCAGCTATTGACTTTTACACAAAAAATGGTTTTGTGATTAAGAAGGAACAAAACAACGAAGATTCCGGCTTTGTAGAATACATCATGTATTTTAATGCTATGCAGGAATAA